Proteins encoded by one window of Ramlibacter tataouinensis:
- the hcrB gene encoding 4-hydroxybenzoyl-CoA reductase subunit beta has translation MHALPEFTLRRPASLAEAAALLAAEPAARLVAGGTDLLPNLRRGLEQPPVLVDLSGLQQLATIEVGRDSGLLLGAGLTLAELGRNRTLAERWPALAEAARQVAAPGHRTAATLGGNLCQDTRCVFYNQSEWWRAANGYCLKRGGDTCHVAPQGDRCHAAFASDLAPVLLALGAEVELHSATGSRWIPLPALYRDDSAAHLALARGELLTRVRLPAGRPGQRCGYRKARVRSAVDFPLAAVAVSCVLEDGRLASLAIGLSGTNSFPVLLAGTGTLAGRPVDGDLLAAVGKLVQQQASPMRSTVTPSHYRRQVAAATAQRLLRELALG, from the coding sequence ATGCACGCCCTGCCCGAGTTCACCCTGCGCCGCCCGGCCAGCCTTGCCGAAGCCGCCGCCCTGCTGGCGGCCGAGCCCGCTGCGCGGCTGGTCGCCGGCGGCACCGACCTGCTGCCCAACCTGCGCCGTGGGCTGGAGCAGCCGCCGGTGCTGGTCGACCTGTCGGGGCTGCAGCAACTGGCAACGATCGAGGTTGGCCGCGACAGCGGCCTGCTGCTGGGCGCCGGCCTGACGCTGGCCGAACTGGGCCGCAACCGGACCCTCGCCGAGCGCTGGCCGGCGCTGGCCGAGGCGGCGCGGCAGGTCGCGGCCCCCGGCCACCGCACCGCCGCCACGCTGGGCGGCAACCTGTGCCAGGACACCCGCTGCGTCTTCTACAACCAGAGCGAGTGGTGGCGCGCCGCCAATGGCTACTGCCTCAAGCGCGGCGGCGACACCTGCCACGTCGCGCCGCAGGGCGATCGCTGCCACGCCGCTTTCGCCAGCGACCTGGCGCCGGTGCTGCTGGCGCTGGGCGCCGAGGTGGAACTGCACTCGGCCACCGGCTCGCGCTGGATCCCCCTGCCGGCGCTCTACCGCGACGACAGCGCGGCCCACCTGGCGCTGGCGCGCGGCGAATTGCTGACGCGGGTGCGCCTGCCGGCCGGCCGGCCCGGCCAGCGGTGCGGCTACCGCAAGGCGCGGGTGCGCTCGGCGGTCGATTTCCCGCTGGCTGCCGTGGCCGTCTCCTGCGTGCTCGAAGACGGCCGCCTGGCTTCGCTGGCGATCGGCTTGTCGGGAACCAACTCGTTCCCGGTGCTGCTGGCCGGCACCGGCACGCTGGCCGGCCGCCCGGTCGACGGCGACCTGCTGGCCGCGGTGGGCAAGCTGGTGCAGCAGCAAGCCAGCCCGATGCGCAGCACGGTGACACCGTCCCACTACCGGCGCCAGGTGGCGGCCGCGACCGCGCAGCGGCTGCTGCGCGAACTGGCCCTCGGCTGA
- a CDS encoding AMP-binding protein, with protein sequence MSCPRCQAPDADEAGDDSICCAGAPTQWQCDLCGKVSEGFAFPYGGCPLCGGKLVLRPPGHDARPEGAALEAVRMAFEIELGGRAFYQQAAVEAGDQAMRALFGGLAVLEGEHMELLSRRYHVEPPAPQPPFPVQRAALFAEVEHRPQDPDNLFRIAIGLEKRAAAFFAAHAAQAAAGSTEQRLYLELGAEEREHVALLTAEHARWRTGKAGLSGGRPFGDPVPAAAPQAGAPFNAAALLLAGGKPDHVALVCGDQQLTYGELRTRVAQAAAVWQARGLRPRDRVAIKLPDGIDWVVAFLGTIWAGGVAVAVNPQIPAPEWHYILDEAGFNVILAESAQDTPAPWCDRVMRVDEGRRAVAAATPVPPHAVGGEEPVFWVHSSGTSGKPKAVVHAHRFVHEIERVSRERVGITADDRLFATSRLFFSYPQTNSLFAGLKIGATVILDPQWPTAASAVATAERTRPTVFLSVPSLYRSILHAGLAPRLAAAGVRCCVSAGEALPASLRAAWRQACGLPMLDGYGASETLVLVLTAADGDDGLQPSPGVEIEPADPQAAAAGLPTRLQLRVSTLALGYLDRPLAQAETFRDGAFCPADLFLRTAGGGWRFAGREDSLVKIKGRWVNLVELEEKLAAGAAGLLEAGAVCVPDADGVDSVALFYVARDGQAEAVAQVLRERAAALPPYQRPSLLLAVPALPRTPTGKLLRRRLAELLPPPAGRPEPGP encoded by the coding sequence ATGTCCTGCCCCCGGTGCCAAGCCCCCGACGCTGACGAAGCGGGTGACGACTCGATCTGCTGCGCCGGTGCCCCGACGCAGTGGCAATGCGACCTCTGCGGCAAGGTCAGCGAAGGCTTCGCATTTCCCTACGGCGGCTGCCCGCTGTGCGGCGGCAAGCTGGTGCTGCGCCCGCCGGGGCACGACGCGCGTCCCGAGGGCGCCGCGCTGGAAGCCGTGCGCATGGCCTTCGAGATCGAACTGGGCGGGCGCGCCTTCTACCAGCAGGCGGCCGTGGAAGCCGGCGACCAGGCGATGCGGGCGCTGTTCGGCGGCCTGGCCGTGCTCGAGGGCGAGCACATGGAACTGCTCTCGCGCCGCTACCACGTCGAGCCGCCCGCACCGCAGCCGCCGTTCCCGGTGCAACGGGCCGCCCTGTTCGCCGAAGTCGAGCACCGTCCGCAGGACCCCGACAACCTGTTCCGCATCGCCATCGGGCTGGAAAAGCGCGCCGCCGCGTTCTTCGCCGCCCACGCGGCGCAGGCCGCGGCCGGCTCGACCGAGCAGCGCCTGTACCTGGAGCTCGGCGCCGAGGAGCGCGAGCACGTCGCGCTGCTCACCGCCGAACACGCGCGCTGGCGCACCGGCAAGGCCGGCCTGTCCGGCGGCCGGCCGTTCGGCGACCCCGTGCCTGCGGCCGCGCCGCAGGCTGGCGCGCCGTTCAACGCGGCCGCGCTGCTGCTGGCCGGGGGCAAGCCGGACCACGTCGCGCTGGTGTGCGGCGACCAGCAGCTGACCTATGGCGAGTTGCGCACGCGCGTGGCCCAGGCCGCGGCGGTCTGGCAGGCGCGCGGGCTGCGACCGCGCGACCGGGTCGCCATCAAGCTGCCCGACGGCATCGACTGGGTCGTGGCCTTCCTCGGCACCATCTGGGCCGGCGGCGTGGCGGTGGCGGTCAACCCGCAGATCCCGGCCCCCGAATGGCACTACATCCTCGACGAAGCCGGCTTCAACGTGATCCTGGCCGAGAGCGCGCAGGACACGCCGGCGCCCTGGTGCGACCGGGTGATGCGGGTGGACGAGGGCCGGCGCGCCGTGGCGGCGGCCACGCCGGTGCCGCCGCACGCCGTCGGCGGCGAAGAGCCGGTGTTCTGGGTCCACTCCTCCGGCACCTCGGGCAAGCCCAAGGCGGTGGTCCATGCGCACCGCTTCGTGCACGAGATCGAGCGGGTCTCGCGCGAGCGGGTCGGCATCACCGCGGATGACCGCCTGTTCGCGACCTCGCGCCTGTTCTTCTCCTACCCGCAGACCAACAGCCTGTTCGCCGGCCTGAAGATCGGCGCCACCGTCATCCTCGATCCGCAGTGGCCGACGGCGGCCTCGGCGGTCGCCACCGCCGAGCGCACCCGGCCCACGGTGTTCCTGAGCGTGCCGTCGCTGTACCGCTCGATCCTGCACGCCGGCCTGGCGCCGCGGCTGGCCGCGGCCGGCGTCCGCTGCTGCGTCTCGGCCGGCGAAGCCCTGCCGGCCAGCCTGCGTGCCGCCTGGCGCCAGGCCTGCGGGCTGCCGATGCTGGACGGCTACGGCGCCTCGGAGACGCTGGTGCTGGTGCTGACCGCCGCCGACGGCGACGACGGCCTGCAGCCCTCGCCGGGGGTCGAGATCGAGCCGGCCGATCCGCAAGCCGCGGCGGCGGGCCTACCGACCCGGCTGCAGTTGCGCGTGTCGACGCTGGCGCTGGGCTACCTGGACCGGCCGCTGGCCCAGGCCGAGACCTTCCGCGACGGCGCCTTCTGCCCGGCCGACCTGTTCCTGCGCACCGCCGGCGGCGGCTGGCGCTTCGCCGGGCGCGAGGACTCGCTGGTCAAGATCAAGGGCCGCTGGGTCAACCTGGTGGAGCTGGAAGAGAAGCTGGCCGCCGGCGCCGCCGGCCTGCTGGAAGCCGGCGCGGTCTGCGTGCCGGACGCCGACGGCGTCGACAGCGTGGCGCTGTTCTACGTGGCGCGCGACGGCCAGGCCGAAGCCGTGGCCCAGGTGCTGCGCGAGCGGGCGGCGGCGCTGCCGCCGTACCAGCGGCCGAGCCTGCTGCTTGCGGTGCCGGCGCTGCCGCGCACGCCCACCGGCAAGCTGCTGCGCCGCCGGCTGGCCGAACTGCTGCCGCCACCGGCCGGGCGGCCGGAGCCCGGACCATGA
- a CDS encoding AMP-binding protein yields MTEPADRINAAALLLARGLPSQAAVAGPDGSADYAALRSQVAQAAGAWHDFGVEPGEVVLLRLPPGLERSVAFLGAIWAGAVPVPLGEGDEGHRGDPWDAHAPARFILAASRAGYASAWRDSVLTRLEWRAGLGAAGAAEPVALPPQAPCCWTEPRRRGGDGARLLRHAFAQLQPREVPSAGGEPVEAPTMLALLRALRRGASAVIGDAAGAGSAPRRTAPAEALALP; encoded by the coding sequence ATGACCGAACCCGCCGATCGCATCAACGCCGCCGCGCTGCTGCTGGCGCGCGGCCTGCCTTCGCAAGCGGCCGTGGCCGGCCCCGACGGCAGCGCGGACTACGCCGCCTTGCGCTCGCAAGTGGCGCAGGCCGCGGGCGCCTGGCACGATTTCGGGGTGGAACCCGGCGAGGTCGTGCTGCTGCGCCTGCCGCCGGGCTTGGAGCGCAGCGTCGCCTTCCTCGGCGCGATTTGGGCCGGCGCGGTGCCGGTGCCGCTGGGCGAAGGCGACGAGGGCCATCGCGGCGACCCCTGGGACGCGCACGCGCCCGCCCGCTTCATCCTGGCCGCCTCGCGCGCCGGCTACGCCTCGGCCTGGCGCGACAGCGTGCTCACGCGGCTGGAGTGGCGTGCCGGGCTCGGCGCGGCCGGCGCCGCCGAGCCCGTCGCGCTGCCGCCCCAGGCGCCCTGCTGCTGGACCGAGCCGCGCCGCCGCGGCGGCGACGGCGCCCGGCTGCTGCGGCACGCGTTCGCGCAATTGCAACCGCGCGAAGTGCCGAGCGCCGGCGGCGAGCCGGTCGAGGCGCCGACCATGCTGGCGCTGCTGCGGGCGTTGCGGCGCGGCGCCAGCGCCGTCATCGGCGACGCGGCCGGCGCCGGCTCCGCACCGCGGCGCACCGCCCCGGCCGAAGCGCTGGCACTGCCATGA
- a CDS encoding DUF2249 domain-containing protein, translating to MNAASVPTWTEDGLEHLDVRGLPPPQPLVIILRWLQQGARRAPLLVHLERDPVMLYPELAEIGWEGVRQPGAPGDVRLLLRPS from the coding sequence ATGAACGCCGCATCCGTCCCGACCTGGACCGAGGACGGCCTCGAGCACCTGGACGTGCGCGGCCTGCCGCCGCCGCAGCCGCTGGTGATCATCCTGCGCTGGCTGCAGCAGGGCGCGCGCCGCGCGCCGCTGCTGGTGCACCTGGAGCGCGACCCGGTGATGCTGTACCCCGAGCTGGCCGAGATCGGCTGGGAGGGCGTGCGGCAACCGGGTGCGCCGGGCGACGTCCGATTGCTGCTGAGGCCGTCGTGA